In the genome of Chryseobacterium sp. 52, the window TTTCTTTTTCAATATAGGCTAATGCCTGAGAAACGTTCATCTTCATCTGGAAAATAGCTCTGTAAATTTTCTGAATTTCAAAGATTTTCTCATTGGTAAATCCTCTTCTTCTTAAACCAACAGAGTTGATCCCTGCATAAGACATAGGTTCTCTTGCTACCTTTACATAAGGCGGAATATCTTTTCTCACCAATGTTCCACCGGAAATCATCACATGTTTTCCGATTTTACCAAACTGATGCACTGCACTAAGACCTCCCATGACAGTATAGTCTCCAATTTCTACGTGTCCCGCAATACCACAACCATTGACAATGATAACATGATCTCCGATAATACAATCGTGGGCAATGTGGGAAGTTGCCATGATCAGGCAGCTTTTACCAATTTTAGTAAATCCAAGGGCTTTTGTTCCTCTATTTACGGTAACACATTCTCTGATTGTAGTTTCATCACCAATAATTACCTGAGTATCTTCTCCATCAAACTTTAAATCCTGAGGGATCGCAGAAATTACCGTTCCCGGGAAAATTCTACAGTTTTTACCTATTCTGGCACCATCCATGATGGTAACATTAGGACCAATCCAAGTTCCTTCTCCGATCTCTACGTCCCCTGCAATTGTAGTAAAAGGTTCTACAATAACATTTTTGCTGATTTTCGCACGTTTATCTACGGCTGCTAATTGATGAATCATTTAATCAACTTTATTTTTTGCAACTTGAGCCATTAATTCTGCTTCTACTGCTACAGTATCTCCCACATATCCGTATCCCTGCATATGAACAATACCTCTTCTGATCGGTTCTATTAATTCAATTTTGAAAATCATAGTATCTCCCGGCACTACTTTTCTCTTGAATTTCACTTTATCTATTTTGATAAAATAAGTAGAATAATTTTCAGGATCCGGAACACTTGCCAATACAAGAATACCTCCTGTCTGTGCCAAAGCTTCTACCTGAAGAACGCCAGGCATTACAGGCTCTTTAGGGAAATGTCCTACAAAGAAAGGCTCATTCATGGTAACATTTTTCAGACCTACAACATGAGAGTCTGAAAGTTCCAGAATTTTGTCGATCAATAAAAACGGAGGTCTGTGCGGCATAAGGCGCATAATCCCGTTGATATCAAAAACCGGTTCTTTAGTAAGATCAAAATCAGGCACGTTTTTCTTTTTCTGAAGTTTCCACTGACGGTTCAGTTTTTTTGCAAACTGGGTATTCACATAGTGCCCCGGTTTGTTTGCAATTACTTTACCTTTTATTTTCACACCTGCCAATGCCAGATCACCAATTACGTCCAGTAATTTATGTCTTGCAGCTTCGTTAGGATAGTTTAAGGTAAGATTATCAAGAATACCGTTCGGTCTGATAGAAACATTGTCTTTTCCGAATGCTTTTTTCAGTTTCTCTGTGGTTTCAGGAGTGAGATCCTTATCTACATACACAATCGCATTAGAGATATCTCCTCCTCTGATCAATCCGTGATCCAATAACATTTCCAGCTCATGTAAAAAGCTGAATGTTCTCGCAGAAGAGATTTCGTCTTTAAATTCGGAAATATTTTTAAGGGTAGCATTTTGGGTTCCCAATACTTTGGTTCCAAAATCTACCATAGTTGTTACTTCATAAGTATCTGAAGGAATAATGGTAATTTCTGAACCGGATGCAGGATCTGCATAGCTCAGTACTTCTTTAATCACCAGATATTCCCTAGCTATGTTCTGCTCTGCAACGCCTACACTTTCAATAGCTTCAACAAAGAATTTTGAAGATCCATCCAAAATTGGAGGTTCTGAAGCATCCATTTCCAGAATAGCATTGTCTATATCGCAGCCCACTAAAGCAGCCAAAAGGTGCTCACAGGTAGTAATTTTTACGCCTAGCTTTTCTAATGTGGTTCCTCTTTCTGTTGCTACTACATAATTAACATCAGCTTCTACCTGAGGATTTCCCTCCAGATCTGTTCTCACGAACACAAAACCGGTATTTTCTTTTGCCGGTTTGATGGTAAGTTTTACTTCTTTACCTGTATGAAGGCCAATTCCAGAAAGCGTTACTTCTTCCTGGAGTGTTTTTTGCATATCACTCATTAGTTTTATCTTTTGAGGTATCCTCAAGATTATTTATTCTTCGTACAATTTCAGTAAAATTTCTGAAATGCACATAGTTTCTAAGATAGTCATTGTAGCTTATCGCCGGGGATCCATACAATGTTTCTTTATCATTAACGCTGGAATTCACGCCACTCTGAGCCTGAATTTTCACCTGGTTACCAATTTTGATATGTCCAACCACACCTACCTGTCCGCCAATCTGGTTCCAGTCTCCAATCGTAGTAGATCCTGCAATTCCGGCCTGTGCCGCAATAACGTTGTTCTGTCCGATTTTCACATTATGAGCAATCTGGATCAGATTATCGATTTTCGTTCCTTTTCCAATGATAGTAGAACCAATGGTAGCTCTGTCGATGCTACAGTTCGAACCAATTTCCACATCGTCTTCGATAATCACATTTCCCAGCTGCGGAATTTTTTTAAATCCTTCTGCGGTAGGCTGAAATCCAAATCCATCGCCACCCACTACTGTATTAGAGTGAATCACACAGTTGTCTCCGATAATACAGTAGTCATAGATTCTGGCTCCACTGTCAATTTTACAGTTTTTGCCGATCTTTACTCCTTTACCGATATACACCTGCGGATAAATCTGCGTCCCTTCTCCGATCTTGGCTTTCTCCGAAACATAGGTAAATGCTCCGATGTAGGCCTTTTCTCCAATCACTGCAGTATCATGAATAGAAGAACCGGTTTCGATTCCTTCTTTTCTTCCCTGCATTTCCTGATACAGATTCATTAAAATCTGAAAAGAAAGGTATGCATCCTTGACCACAATTAAGGTAGGATTATAATTATTTTTATCAATAAGTTTTTCCGAAACAATAATAACGGAGCATTTTGAGGTATCTAAAAAGTGAGAAAATCGATCCTGTGCTATAAAGGAAAGATGCCCTGATTCACCATTCTCAATTGGTGAAACCCCTGTAATAACCGTACTTTCGTCGCCTATTATTTGTCCGTCAATAAAACTTGCAATTTGCGAAGCTGTAAATTCCATATTCTGCAAAGATAAGAAATTCTGTAATTCGCAAACATTTTTTGGTTTTCGGAACGTGAATTTTAATACTATTTAAGAAATTATGTTGGAAATATCTCTTGGAAAGGTAAGAATATACCTGGCTGTCTTATGCACCATAAGTCCCGACAACAACTGGTCCTGCGATTCTTCCAGCCTGATCTTTTTGCCATCTTTCTGAAGCAGATAAATTGGCTGTTTTTCTGTATCATAAGGCAGTAATTTTCTTTTAATCTCATGTACAAGCTCCTTTCCATTATTAATTCCAAAAAATTCATTGGTCTTTTTTATTTTTTCTTCAATAAATTCAGGTTTAAAAGGATGGGTGGAAATAATCGTTTTCGGAAGATTTCTTTGAATCACACATTTGCACCAATACGCAAGAATAAAATCTTCTGAATCCTGCCAGGATTTCATCGCATGAATTATATCATTATCATCAAGTTGGGTAAATCTAAAAATATCCTCATCAGTGGCTGAACTTTTTTCTCGGTTCAGGAAGTATTTCAGGTTTTCACCTGCAGGCAGATCCATTCCTTCTGAAATCAGATATTTTGCTCTTTCCAGGATTTTAACCAAAAGAAATTCTGCCAGCGCCGATGTTTTATGATAGTAGACCTGCCAGTACATAAACATTCTGGCTGTCAGGAAGTTTTCAATGGAATAGACGCCTTTAGCATCAATCACCAGTTCTCCCTCGCCGCAAACATTCATCATGGAAATAATTCTCTGGGTATTAATATTTCCTTCTGAAACTCCGGTAAAAAAGCTGTCTCTATTCAGATAATCCAGCCTGTCGACGTCAAGCTGAGATGAGATAAGCTGGTTGAAAAATTTCCTGTGGTACTGCCCCTGAAACATTTCGATGGCTACAGAAAGTTGTCCTTCAAACTCTTCATTCAACTTATTCATCAAAAGCAAAGAAAGTTTTTCGTGATGCCAGTCATCCATCAGCATATTTTCCAGTGCGTGGGAAAATGGCCCGTGTCCAATATCATGCATAAGAATGGCAAGCATCGCTCCTTTTTCTTCCTCTTCTGTAATTTTAACCCCTTTCTGTCGCAGCGTTTCTAATGCCGTAAACATAAGATGCATCGCTCCCAGTGCATGATGAAATCTTGTATGGGTAGCTCCCGGAAAGATCAGATTCAGAAGTCCGGTCTGACCAATTCTTCGCAATCTCTGAAAATAGGGATGTTCAATAACATCAAATAAAATTTCGTGTGGAATTCTGATGAAACCATGAACAGGATCGTTGATGATTTTTAGCTTGTTCTGCATTTAAACGTCGATATTAGTAAACAAAGTTAGGAATTTTAAATTTTAGGCTTCATTAATTTACTATTAAAAGAAGCATAGACCCCTAAAAGATAACTGAGTAGTTTCAAATTTTGAATTTAAATAACAAATCCATTCATCAATAAAAAAACATCGGGAGAATAAGAATAAAATAAAACCTACTGTCCTTTGCTGTTCCATAATTAATCATTTACTTTTGTCCTGAACTTTTATTTAAAAACTGGAAACTCCGGCTAAAAATTTTATTTTGACACACTA includes:
- the lpxD gene encoding UDP-3-O-(3-hydroxymyristoyl)glucosamine N-acyltransferase, with the protein product MEFTASQIASFIDGQIIGDESTVITGVSPIENGESGHLSFIAQDRFSHFLDTSKCSVIIVSEKLIDKNNYNPTLIVVKDAYLSFQILMNLYQEMQGRKEGIETGSSIHDTAVIGEKAYIGAFTYVSEKAKIGEGTQIYPQVYIGKGVKIGKNCKIDSGARIYDYCIIGDNCVIHSNTVVGGDGFGFQPTAEGFKKIPQLGNVIIEDDVEIGSNCSIDRATIGSTIIGKGTKIDNLIQIAHNVKIGQNNVIAAQAGIAGSTTIGDWNQIGGQVGVVGHIKIGNQVKIQAQSGVNSSVNDKETLYGSPAISYNDYLRNYVHFRNFTEIVRRINNLEDTSKDKTNE
- the lpxA gene encoding acyl-ACP--UDP-N-acetylglucosamine O-acyltransferase, yielding MIHQLAAVDKRAKISKNVIVEPFTTIAGDVEIGEGTWIGPNVTIMDGARIGKNCRIFPGTVISAIPQDLKFDGEDTQVIIGDETTIRECVTVNRGTKALGFTKIGKSCLIMATSHIAHDCIIGDHVIIVNGCGIAGHVEIGDYTVMGGLSAVHQFGKIGKHVMISGGTLVRKDIPPYVKVAREPMSYAGINSVGLRRRGFTNEKIFEIQKIYRAIFQMKMNVSQALAYIEKEMLPTAERDEILQFIQNSPRGIVKGYGTTKESN
- a CDS encoding bifunctional UDP-3-O-[3-hydroxymyristoyl] N-acetylglucosamine deacetylase/3-hydroxyacyl-ACP dehydratase — encoded protein: MSDMQKTLQEEVTLSGIGLHTGKEVKLTIKPAKENTGFVFVRTDLEGNPQVEADVNYVVATERGTTLEKLGVKITTCEHLLAALVGCDIDNAILEMDASEPPILDGSSKFFVEAIESVGVAEQNIAREYLVIKEVLSYADPASGSEITIIPSDTYEVTTMVDFGTKVLGTQNATLKNISEFKDEISSARTFSFLHELEMLLDHGLIRGGDISNAIVYVDKDLTPETTEKLKKAFGKDNVSIRPNGILDNLTLNYPNEAARHKLLDVIGDLALAGVKIKGKVIANKPGHYVNTQFAKKLNRQWKLQKKKNVPDFDLTKEPVFDINGIMRLMPHRPPFLLIDKILELSDSHVVGLKNVTMNEPFFVGHFPKEPVMPGVLQVEALAQTGGILVLASVPDPENYSTYFIKIDKVKFKRKVVPGDTMIFKIELIEPIRRGIVHMQGYGYVGDTVAVEAELMAQVAKNKVD
- a CDS encoding HD domain-containing protein, whose amino-acid sequence is MQNKLKIINDPVHGFIRIPHEILFDVIEHPYFQRLRRIGQTGLLNLIFPGATHTRFHHALGAMHLMFTALETLRQKGVKITEEEEKGAMLAILMHDIGHGPFSHALENMLMDDWHHEKLSLLLMNKLNEEFEGQLSVAIEMFQGQYHRKFFNQLISSQLDVDRLDYLNRDSFFTGVSEGNINTQRIISMMNVCGEGELVIDAKGVYSIENFLTARMFMYWQVYYHKTSALAEFLLVKILERAKYLISEGMDLPAGENLKYFLNREKSSATDEDIFRFTQLDDNDIIHAMKSWQDSEDFILAYWCKCVIQRNLPKTIISTHPFKPEFIEEKIKKTNEFFGINNGKELVHEIKRKLLPYDTEKQPIYLLQKDGKKIRLEESQDQLLSGLMVHKTARYILTFPRDISNIIS